In one window of Dyella thiooxydans DNA:
- the lolA gene encoding outer membrane lipoprotein chaperone LolA: MKRFVSLFFAILALSLAGFAHAATDTARARLDAFAHDLHSLTGRFSQTLTDPNGHDGKTSSGTLALEAPRQFRWDTLAPYKQTIVADGSRVWMYDPELEQVTVRTQSSAESHSPLTVLTDVKRMDQEFTVTEQGAHDGLLWLRLTSRSKDPQFDHADLGFGEDGLDEMVFRDQLGATTLIRFSDWKRNAPIPDSTFNFTPPPGADVIGDAPVLTTQPIKD; the protein is encoded by the coding sequence ATGAAGCGTTTCGTCTCCCTCTTCTTCGCCATCCTGGCCCTGTCGCTGGCCGGCTTCGCCCACGCGGCGACCGACACGGCGCGCGCCCGGCTCGACGCCTTCGCGCACGACCTGCACTCGCTCACCGGCCGCTTCAGCCAGACCCTGACCGACCCCAACGGCCACGACGGCAAGACCAGCTCCGGCACGCTGGCGCTGGAGGCGCCGCGGCAGTTCCGCTGGGACACGCTGGCCCCGTACAAGCAGACCATCGTCGCCGACGGCAGCCGCGTGTGGATGTACGACCCGGAGCTGGAGCAGGTGACCGTGCGCACCCAGAGCAGCGCCGAATCGCACAGCCCGTTGACCGTGCTCACCGACGTCAAGCGGATGGATCAGGAGTTCACCGTGACCGAGCAGGGCGCGCATGATGGTCTGCTGTGGCTGCGCCTGACCTCCCGGTCGAAGGATCCGCAGTTCGACCATGCCGATCTCGGCTTCGGCGAGGATGGCCTGGACGAGATGGTGTTCCGTGACCAGCTCGGCGCCACCACGCTGATCCGGTTTTCCGACTGGAAGCGCAATGCGCCCATCCCGGACAGCACGTTCAATTTCACCCCGCCGCCGGGCGCCGACGTGATCGGCGATGCACCCGTGCTGACCACCCAGCCGATCAAGGACTGA
- a CDS encoding YoaK family protein: protein MLRQLPRWAWIGGGLLALVAGCINSVGYLCFRHQPITHLTGTSTELGLAVARLDLAEIAHWGLAILSFLGGAMASGFIVQQRTLQLGRRYGAVLMMESLLLFAATPLIAAHHDLGIYLASAACGLQNAMVSTYSGATFRTTHVSGIFTDLGIYLGQRLRGLEVDMLRIHVCVLVASHFIIGAILGTLGFARMGERVLLIPATLTGVVGLGYAVYRHYAMTRDDSPGQPD, encoded by the coding sequence ATGTTGCGCCAGCTGCCGCGTTGGGCCTGGATCGGCGGCGGATTGCTGGCGCTGGTTGCCGGCTGCATCAACTCGGTCGGCTACCTGTGTTTCCGCCACCAGCCGATCACCCACCTGACCGGCACCAGCACCGAACTCGGCCTCGCGGTGGCCCGGCTGGACCTGGCCGAGATCGCGCACTGGGGGCTGGCGATCCTGTCGTTCCTGGGCGGCGCCATGGCCAGCGGATTCATCGTGCAGCAGCGCACGCTGCAGCTGGGCCGCCGCTACGGCGCAGTGCTGATGATGGAGTCGCTGCTGCTGTTCGCGGCCACGCCGCTGATTGCCGCCCATCACGATCTGGGGATCTACCTGGCTTCCGCCGCCTGCGGGCTGCAGAACGCCATGGTCAGCACCTATAGCGGCGCCACGTTCCGCACCACCCACGTGTCGGGCATCTTCACCGACCTGGGCATCTATCTCGGCCAGCGCCTGCGCGGGCTCGAAGTGGACATGCTGCGCATCCATGTCTGCGTGCTGGTGGCCAGCCATTTCATCATCGGCGCGATCCTCGGGACCCTCGGTTTCGCGCGTATGGGCGAGCGTGTATTGCTGATACCGGCGACGCTCACCGGCGTGGTCGGGCTCGGCTACGCGGTCTACCGGCATTACGCGATGACGCGCGACGATTCCCCCGGCCAGCCGGACTGA
- a CDS encoding ligand-binding sensor domain-containing diguanylate cyclase — MSMRSGGAFGRWSSIWLLVLFWVGTVPSLHAMDADPWAPFLTPWFERVGTREGLPHSVTTALAQDTRGVVWIGTMGGLVRYDGFRMQVFDGGRAPDALRDAYVRTLLALPGGDMLVGTNAGGLARFQASTGRFQAYPTGAGGISDPKIYDLAGDGRGGVWVATDRGIDHLDVASGKIAAVPIGTAAAPRNFSVLQDDKGDLWLGNDRGLFVRRAGATAFNRVDAANPTVSAVLHNQVWALHQDPDGRLWVGSGQAGVVYRDGDGSWHAVPGFSPSPQRRNFPTVRHFAQSATGEEWIATDGEGVLTYRVGQPSVRQLAHDPAVASSLQGDSIRDLLFDSTGNMWVATDLGAAHTNTQAQMVCALLPSPLARYGLSESNVQGMLVDSRKRIWLGLGNGHIDLVDLAQGRLQHLVMGGAQSHRDVLAFTETPDGTIWVGTLGLARIDPDTLHVTNDVLAPLSTHPVLSMTSVDGVLLMGTYDGVYRYNPATGQLDHFRHDPADPTSLASDTVRYIAQVDGKIWYATTAGISVADRAGDDRGFRNIRQQPGRPDGLPHDYVGSIAKDARGNLWLATFGGVAELPGGRLDPQARFRIFDIASGLSSDKVNAVLPDDRGHLWTSLSNGIAMIDVATGEVRNLGARDGLHIPSYIYLATARAPDGSLLFGGQGGLTLVRRHANEEKPAEVPPPSVTSARVGGQELPPGALPRSGDTLTINNGHRGLQLSFAVLDYRAPLETRYSYRMEGFDDGWTDIPVGSSPNAVYTNLPHGEYSLRLRATTRGMFPTTVESDLRVVVQPRWYETVWLRTLVILAGIAAVFALVHLRTIYLRRQAKRLQRQIDERTHDLQEANARLDKLAGTDELTGVYNRRRFLALAEGVRALSAEGQACLAVLDLDRFKEINDGYGHLAGDAVIRAITDIIISQCRPGDLVGRYGGEELVICLPDCTATEAMRATGRIREALARAEVHHEGRSIRVTTSIGVAAIHRHESMEQWLSRADAALYEAKRRGRNCVVLAGD, encoded by the coding sequence ATGAGCATGCGATCGGGGGGGGCATTCGGAAGGTGGTCGTCGATCTGGCTGCTGGTGTTGTTCTGGGTGGGAACGGTCCCATCCCTGCACGCCATGGACGCCGATCCGTGGGCACCGTTCCTCACTCCCTGGTTCGAGCGCGTCGGTACCCGCGAGGGCCTGCCGCATTCGGTCACCACTGCGCTGGCCCAGGACACGCGGGGCGTGGTGTGGATCGGCACGATGGGCGGGCTGGTTCGCTATGACGGCTTCCGCATGCAGGTGTTCGACGGCGGCCGGGCGCCGGACGCCCTGCGTGACGCCTACGTCCGCACCCTGCTGGCGCTGCCCGGCGGCGACATGCTGGTGGGTACCAATGCCGGAGGCCTTGCCCGCTTCCAGGCCTCGACTGGCCGGTTCCAGGCCTACCCCACCGGCGCAGGCGGGATATCCGACCCCAAGATCTACGACCTGGCCGGCGATGGACGTGGTGGCGTGTGGGTCGCCACCGACCGCGGCATCGACCATCTCGACGTGGCGAGCGGCAAGATCGCTGCCGTGCCGATCGGTACGGCAGCGGCACCGCGCAACTTCAGCGTGCTGCAGGACGACAAGGGCGACCTTTGGCTAGGCAACGACCGCGGGTTGTTCGTTCGCCGCGCCGGAGCGACGGCCTTCAACCGGGTCGATGCGGCCAATCCCACCGTCTCCGCCGTCCTGCACAACCAGGTCTGGGCACTGCACCAGGACCCGGACGGTCGCCTGTGGGTGGGCAGCGGCCAGGCCGGCGTGGTGTACCGGGACGGCGACGGCAGCTGGCATGCCGTACCCGGCTTCAGTCCCTCACCGCAGCGGCGTAATTTTCCGACCGTGCGCCACTTCGCCCAGTCCGCCACGGGCGAGGAGTGGATCGCCACCGATGGCGAAGGCGTACTGACCTACCGTGTCGGTCAGCCATCGGTGCGCCAGTTGGCCCACGATCCAGCAGTGGCTTCGTCGCTGCAGGGCGACTCGATCCGCGACCTGCTGTTCGACAGTACGGGCAACATGTGGGTCGCCACCGACCTGGGTGCCGCACACACCAACACCCAGGCGCAGATGGTGTGCGCGCTGCTGCCCTCGCCGCTGGCCCGGTACGGCCTGTCCGAGAGCAACGTGCAGGGCATGCTGGTCGACAGCCGCAAGCGCATCTGGCTGGGACTGGGCAACGGTCACATCGACCTCGTGGACCTTGCGCAAGGCCGGCTGCAGCATCTGGTGATGGGCGGCGCGCAAAGTCATCGCGACGTGTTGGCGTTCACCGAAACGCCGGACGGCACCATCTGGGTCGGCACGCTGGGCCTGGCCCGGATCGACCCGGACACCCTGCACGTCACCAACGATGTCCTTGCGCCACTGTCCACGCACCCGGTCCTTAGCATGACCAGCGTGGACGGTGTGCTGCTGATGGGCACCTACGACGGCGTCTACCGGTACAACCCGGCCACAGGGCAGCTCGACCACTTCCGCCACGATCCGGCCGATCCGACTTCGCTGGCCAGCGACACGGTGCGCTACATCGCCCAGGTGGACGGCAAGATCTGGTACGCCACCACGGCCGGCATCAGCGTAGCGGACCGGGCCGGCGACGACCGGGGCTTCCGCAACATCCGCCAGCAGCCCGGACGGCCGGACGGCCTGCCGCACGATTACGTCGGCTCGATCGCCAAGGACGCCCGCGGCAACCTGTGGCTGGCCACCTTCGGCGGCGTGGCCGAACTGCCGGGAGGCCGGCTCGATCCGCAGGCCCGGTTCCGCATCTTCGATATCGCCTCGGGGCTGTCCAGCGACAAGGTCAATGCCGTGCTGCCGGACGACCGCGGCCATCTCTGGACCAGCCTGTCCAACGGCATCGCCATGATCGATGTCGCGACCGGTGAGGTCCGCAACCTCGGCGCACGCGACGGACTGCACATCCCCAGCTACATCTACCTCGCCACGGCGCGGGCTCCCGACGGATCGTTGCTGTTCGGCGGCCAGGGAGGCCTCACCCTGGTGCGCAGGCACGCGAATGAGGAAAAGCCGGCCGAGGTCCCTCCTCCGTCGGTCACCTCGGCTCGGGTCGGTGGGCAGGAGCTGCCGCCCGGAGCACTGCCCCGATCCGGCGACACCCTGACCATCAACAATGGCCATCGCGGACTGCAGCTGAGCTTCGCCGTGCTCGATTACCGCGCTCCGCTGGAAACGCGCTACAGCTACCGCATGGAAGGTTTCGACGACGGCTGGACCGACATACCGGTGGGCTCGTCCCCCAACGCCGTCTACACCAACCTGCCGCACGGCGAGTACTCGCTGCGGCTGCGCGCCACCACGCGAGGCATGTTTCCGACCACGGTCGAGTCCGACCTGCGGGTCGTGGTGCAGCCGCGCTGGTACGAAACGGTCTGGCTGCGCACCCTGGTGATCCTGGCCGGCATCGCCGCGGTGTTCGCGCTGGTCCACCTGCGCACGATCTATCTGCGGCGGCAGGCCAAACGGCTGCAGCGGCAGATCGACGAGCGCACTCATGACCTGCAGGAAGCCAATGCGCGGCTGGACAAGCTGGCTGGTACCGACGAGCTCACCGGGGTCTACAACCGCCGCCGCTTCCTGGCCCTGGCCGAAGGCGTGCGCGCACTCTCCGCCGAAGGCCAGGCATGCCTCGCGGTGCTGGACCTGGACCGATTCAAGGAAATCAACGACGGCTACGGCCACCTGGCCGGTGATGCGGTGATCCGCGCGATCACCGACATCATCATCAGTCAGTGCCGCCCGGGCGACCTGGTGGGCCGTTACGGCGGCGAGGAGCTGGTGATCTGCCTGCCCGACTGCACGGCGACCGAGGCGATGCGGGCGACCGGGCGCATCCGCGAGGCGCTGGCCCGTGCCGAGGTCCATCACGAAGGACGCAGCATCCGCGTCACCACCAGCATCGGTGTGGCCGCCATCCATCGGCACGAGAGCATGGAGCAATGGCTGTCCCGCGCCGATGCCGCGCTCTACGAAGCGAAACGTCGCGGCCGCAACTGCGTGGTGCTGGCCGGCGACTGA
- a CDS encoding replication-associated recombination protein A — translation MSRSSLTPDGSLFAEPEALKPLAERMRPRTLDEVVGQQRLVGPGKPLRRALEAGRVHSMVLWGPPGCGKTTLALLVARYAEADFRAISAVMSGLPEVRKALAEAEGNFAQGRRTVLFVDEVHRFNKAQQDAFLPHIERGVIVFVGATTENPSFELNSALLSRCRVHVLEALSPDDIVQALHRALDDGERGLGGQGLAVPDEALRLIAEAADGDVRRALTLLEIAAELADDGRIDQTTLEQVLADRTRRFDKGGEQFYDQISALHKSVRSSDPDAAVYWLCRMLDGGCDPLYLARRLTRMAVEDIGLAEPRAWRMALDAWDTYERLGSPEGELGLAQLAIWLAIAPKSNAAYTAYNQARAVVAQTGTLEVPMHLRNAPTKLMKGLGYGKGYQYDHDAEGGIALDQQLLPDALVGTEFYQPVDRGLEIKLREKLSALREARRQARQK, via the coding sequence ATGTCGCGCTCCTCCCTGACCCCCGACGGCAGTCTGTTTGCCGAGCCCGAAGCGCTCAAACCCCTGGCCGAGCGCATGCGCCCGCGTACGTTGGACGAGGTGGTCGGCCAGCAGCGGCTGGTCGGCCCGGGCAAGCCGCTGCGGCGGGCGCTGGAGGCCGGCCGGGTGCACTCGATGGTGCTGTGGGGGCCGCCGGGCTGCGGCAAGACCACCCTGGCGTTGCTGGTGGCGCGCTACGCCGAGGCCGATTTCCGCGCCATCTCGGCGGTGATGTCCGGCCTGCCCGAAGTGCGCAAGGCGCTGGCCGAGGCCGAGGGCAACTTCGCCCAGGGCCGCCGCACCGTGCTGTTCGTGGACGAGGTGCACCGCTTCAACAAGGCGCAGCAGGACGCGTTCCTGCCGCACATCGAGCGCGGGGTGATCGTGTTCGTCGGCGCCACCACCGAAAACCCCTCGTTCGAGCTGAACTCCGCACTGCTCTCGCGCTGCCGCGTGCACGTGCTGGAGGCGCTGTCGCCCGACGACATCGTGCAGGCCCTGCACCGGGCGCTGGACGATGGCGAGCGCGGACTGGGCGGGCAGGGGCTGGCCGTGCCCGACGAGGCGCTGCGGCTGATCGCCGAGGCGGCCGACGGCGACGTGCGCCGCGCGCTCACCCTGCTGGAGATCGCCGCCGAGCTGGCTGACGATGGCCGCATCGACCAGACCACGCTGGAACAGGTGCTGGCCGACCGCACCCGTCGCTTCGACAAGGGCGGCGAGCAGTTCTACGACCAGATCTCGGCGCTGCACAAATCCGTGCGCTCGTCCGACCCGGATGCCGCGGTCTACTGGCTGTGCCGCATGCTCGACGGCGGCTGCGATCCGCTGTACCTGGCGCGCCGGCTGACCCGCATGGCGGTGGAGGACATCGGCCTGGCCGAGCCACGCGCCTGGCGCATGGCGCTGGACGCCTGGGACACCTACGAGCGGCTGGGCAGCCCGGAGGGCGAGCTGGGCCTGGCGCAACTGGCGATCTGGCTGGCCATCGCGCCGAAGAGCAACGCCGCCTACACCGCCTACAACCAGGCCCGCGCCGTGGTCGCGCAGACCGGCACGCTGGAGGTGCCGATGCACCTGCGCAACGCCCCCACCAAGCTGATGAAGGGCCTGGGCTATGGCAAGGGCTACCAGTACGACCACGACGCCGAAGGCGGCATTGCGCTCGACCAGCAACTGCTGCCCGACGCCCTGGTCGGCACCGAGTTCTACCAGCCGGTCGACCGCGGGCTGGAGATCAAGCTGCGCGAAAAGCTCAGCGCGCTGCGCGAGGCCCGGCGGCAGGCGCGGCAGAAGTAG